The Streptomyces avermitilis MA-4680 = NBRC 14893 genome contains a region encoding:
- a CDS encoding cytochrome P450 family protein, protein MDFGADPYPEYAWLRAEEPVRQVLEGRGLYGLLVTRYEDVRKLLSDPRMSKDPRNAPLDWQEAGKGRPLEDRTGLGTHLLTTDAPEHTRLRRLVSTAFTARRVEGLRAQVQHITDGLLDTIVPRGQAELIGDFAFPLAITVICELLGVPKADQDVFRQWTKDFRRWTNTDSAQADRGDARPVGLRDLLEYLTRLVDKRRQDPADGLVDALIAARDDDDRLNEAELLSMMSLLLVGGFETTVNLIGNGTLALLRHPDQLALLRERPELVDSALEEMLRYDGSFETATWRFPLEPIEVAGTRIEKGHPVLLSLASANRDGAKFPAPDDFDVTRADPAHVAFGRGAHFCLGAPLARLEGRIAFHGLLRRLPGLALSVPPEQLRWQRSLTVRGLEALPVTFDA, encoded by the coding sequence ATGGATTTCGGCGCTGATCCCTATCCCGAGTACGCGTGGTTACGTGCGGAGGAACCGGTCCGGCAGGTCCTGGAGGGCCGCGGCCTTTACGGACTGCTGGTGACCCGGTACGAGGACGTGCGGAAGCTGCTGTCCGATCCCCGGATGAGCAAGGACCCGCGCAACGCACCGCTCGACTGGCAGGAGGCGGGCAAGGGGAGACCGCTGGAGGACCGGACCGGGCTCGGGACGCATCTGCTGACCACGGACGCGCCCGAACACACGCGGCTGCGTCGGCTGGTCTCGACCGCCTTCACCGCCCGCCGCGTCGAGGGCCTGCGCGCACAGGTGCAGCACATCACGGACGGGCTCCTCGACACGATCGTGCCCCGCGGGCAGGCCGAGCTGATCGGCGACTTCGCGTTCCCGCTGGCGATCACGGTGATCTGTGAACTGCTGGGAGTGCCCAAGGCGGACCAGGACGTGTTCCGCCAGTGGACGAAGGACTTCCGGCGGTGGACGAACACCGACTCCGCCCAGGCCGACCGCGGTGACGCGCGGCCGGTCGGACTGCGCGACCTCCTCGAATATCTGACCCGACTGGTCGACAAGCGCCGTCAGGACCCGGCCGACGGACTGGTCGACGCGCTGATCGCGGCCCGGGACGACGACGACCGGCTGAACGAGGCCGAGTTGCTGTCCATGATGTCCCTGCTGCTGGTCGGCGGCTTCGAGACGACGGTCAATCTGATCGGCAACGGCACCCTGGCCCTGCTGCGCCACCCCGACCAACTCGCCCTGCTGCGCGAGCGACCGGAACTGGTGGACTCGGCGCTGGAGGAGATGCTGCGGTACGACGGGTCGTTCGAGACGGCGACGTGGCGGTTCCCGCTCGAACCCATCGAGGTGGCGGGCACGCGCATCGAGAAGGGCCACCCGGTGCTCCTGTCCCTGGCATCGGCCAACCGGGACGGGGCGAAGTTCCCGGCACCGGACGACTTCGACGTCACCCGCGCGGACCCCGCCCACGTGGCCTTCGGGCGGGGTGCGCACTTCTGCCTCGGTGCTCCCCTGGCCCGGCTGGAGGGCCGGATCGCGTTCCACGGACTGCTGCGCCGGCTGCCCGGCCTTGCGCTGTCCGTACCGCCGGAGCAGTTGCGATGGCAGCGGAGCCTCACGGTCCGAGGACTGGAAGCCCTGCCGGTCACCTTCGATGCCTGA